In Candidatus Kaistella beijingensis, a genomic segment contains:
- a CDS encoding YkgJ family cysteine cluster protein — MDLQFYKNQASLKQKEHKKFLESLKRKPPKNLDYLVQETHDEVFEEIDCLQCANCCKTTGPLFTEKDIERISKHLKMKISDFEAKFLRTDEDNDKVLQHLPCWFLNEDNTCSIYEVRPKACREFPHTDRKKIYQINHLTIKNTLICPAAFEFVEKIQKNLQRK, encoded by the coding sequence ATGGATTTACAATTCTACAAAAATCAGGCATCTTTAAAACAGAAAGAACACAAAAAATTTCTTGAAAGTTTAAAGAGAAAGCCGCCCAAAAACCTGGATTATCTCGTTCAGGAAACCCACGACGAAGTTTTTGAAGAAATCGATTGTCTGCAATGCGCCAACTGCTGCAAAACAACCGGACCACTTTTTACCGAAAAAGACATCGAAAGAATTTCCAAACATTTGAAAATGAAAATTTCCGATTTCGAGGCAAAATTTTTGCGAACTGATGAAGACAACGATAAAGTGTTGCAACATCTACCGTGTTGGTTTTTGAATGAGGACAATACCTGCTCTATTTATGAAGTACGTCCAAAAGCGTGTAGAGAATTTCCACATACGGACAGAAAAAAGATTTACCAGATCAATCACCTCACGATTAAAAACACCCTAATTTGTCCGGCTGCCTTTGAGTTTGTAGAGAAAATTCAGAAAAATTTGCAAAGGAAATAA
- the gdhA gene encoding NADP-specific glutamate dehydrogenase gives MEHYNVEQKIQEFIAKIEAKNPNEPEFLQAVKEVAVTVIPFIATKKEYNGMKLLERMSEPERTIIFRVAWVDDKNEIQVNRGFRIQMNSAIGPYKGGIRFHPTVNLSVLKFLAFEQTFKNSLTTLPMGGGKGGSDFDPQGKSDMEIMRFCQAFMTELCKHIGPETDVPAGDIGVGAKEIGYLFGQYKKIRNEFTGVLTGKGLAYGGSLIRPEATGYGVVYFAEQMLKTIGQDFKDKVVTVSGFGNVAWGVVKKATELGAKVVTISGPDGYIYDKEGISGEKIDYLLELRASGNNRAEDYRKKYPNAEFYPGRRPWEVKCDVAIPAATQNELFLEDAKILVANGVICVTEAANMPSTLDAINYFLNSKVLFSPGKASNAGGVATSGLEMTQNSIRLNWSSEEVDARLKEIMIGIHKACKDYGTEEDGYVNYVKGANIAGFVKVAEAMLAQGVV, from the coding sequence ATGGAACATTACAATGTAGAGCAAAAAATTCAGGAATTTATTGCGAAAATCGAAGCCAAGAACCCAAATGAACCCGAGTTTCTCCAAGCGGTAAAAGAAGTTGCGGTTACTGTAATACCTTTCATCGCGACCAAGAAAGAATATAACGGTATGAAACTTTTGGAAAGAATGTCGGAACCAGAGCGAACTATAATTTTCAGGGTTGCGTGGGTTGATGACAAAAATGAAATCCAGGTGAATCGTGGTTTCAGAATTCAAATGAACTCGGCGATTGGTCCATACAAAGGTGGAATTCGTTTTCATCCAACGGTGAATTTATCTGTTCTTAAATTTTTGGCTTTCGAACAGACTTTCAAAAATTCTTTAACCACTCTTCCGATGGGCGGCGGAAAAGGAGGTTCGGATTTCGATCCGCAAGGAAAATCCGACATGGAAATCATGAGGTTTTGCCAAGCTTTTATGACAGAACTTTGCAAACACATCGGCCCAGAAACCGACGTTCCTGCAGGTGATATCGGAGTTGGCGCAAAAGAAATCGGATATTTATTCGGGCAGTACAAAAAAATTAGAAATGAATTTACGGGAGTTTTAACCGGAAAAGGTTTGGCTTACGGAGGTTCGTTAATTCGTCCTGAAGCAACTGGATACGGCGTTGTTTACTTCGCTGAACAGATGTTGAAAACAATTGGACAGGATTTTAAAGATAAAGTAGTTACCGTTTCAGGTTTCGGAAATGTTGCATGGGGAGTTGTGAAAAAAGCGACAGAACTTGGAGCAAAAGTTGTGACGATTTCTGGTCCTGATGGATATATTTACGATAAAGAGGGAATCAGCGGTGAAAAAATCGACTATTTATTAGAGTTAAGAGCGAGCGGAAACAACCGTGCGGAAGATTACAGAAAGAAATATCCAAATGCAGAATTTTATCCGGGAAGAAGACCGTGGGAAGTGAAATGTGATGTGGCGATTCCTGCTGCAACACAAAACGAACTCTTTCTTGAAGACGCAAAAATTCTTGTTGCAAACGGAGTGATCTGCGTAACAGAAGCTGCAAATATGCCTTCAACTTTGGATGCGATTAATTATTTCCTAAACAGCAAAGTGCTTTTCTCTCCAGGAAAAGCTTCCAATGCGGGTGGAGTTGCAACTTCCGGTTTGGAAATGACACAAAATTCAATTCGATTGAACTGGTCTTCCGAAGAAGTTGATGCCCGTTTAAAGGAAATCATGATTGGGATCCACAAAGCGTGCAAAGATTACGGAACTGAAGAAGACGGATATGTAAACTACGTAAAAGGTGCAAACATCGCAGGTTTCGTGAAGGTCGCGGAAGCAATGTTGGCTCAAGGAGTGGTATAA
- the dprA gene encoding DNA-processing protein DprA: MFSEETLYTIALRHCPLVGDIIFRKLVSEIGSAKEVWLLSKSGLRNIYGIGKKISHEIGNDEHLKFAEKELKFCEKHHVKINLRHLGHLPKFLNECDDAPAILYQKGDLDSSLKPISIVGTRNVTTYGKHFIQDFLEAVKNKNLVTVSGLALGVDTEVHEESLKNNIPTIAVLAHGFHTLYPTKNRKLSDKILEENGVLFTEFNTSQKPDRENFIQRNRVIAGLSPSTIVVETAFGGGSISTATFASNYNREVFALPGKISDKYSQGCNQLIFQNKAAIISTVSSLIEQLGFQKDSSKIGELFPTSEIKIQLPESQQIILNSLDKAVPLSLDEIAGKIDLPTFKILPDLLQLEISGFVKALSGRQYLAL; encoded by the coding sequence ATGTTTTCCGAAGAAACCCTTTATACCATCGCGCTTCGCCATTGCCCTTTAGTTGGCGATATTATCTTCCGGAAACTGGTTAGTGAAATAGGTTCTGCAAAGGAAGTTTGGTTGCTTTCTAAATCGGGATTAAGAAACATTTACGGCATCGGCAAAAAAATTTCACATGAAATCGGAAACGATGAACATTTGAAGTTTGCAGAAAAAGAACTCAAATTTTGTGAAAAGCACCATGTCAAAATCAACCTTCGTCATCTTGGACATTTGCCCAAATTTTTGAATGAATGTGATGATGCTCCTGCAATTCTTTATCAAAAAGGAGATTTAGATTCTTCTCTAAAACCCATAAGCATCGTAGGAACAAGGAATGTCACGACATACGGAAAACATTTTATCCAAGATTTTTTAGAAGCGGTAAAAAACAAAAACTTAGTCACAGTCAGCGGACTTGCTTTAGGTGTTGATACAGAAGTTCATGAAGAGTCGCTTAAAAACAACATTCCTACCATTGCAGTTTTGGCGCATGGTTTTCACACGCTATATCCAACAAAAAACAGAAAGCTTTCTGACAAAATTTTAGAAGAAAACGGCGTTTTGTTCACCGAATTCAACACGTCCCAAAAACCGGACCGCGAGAACTTCATTCAAAGAAACCGTGTTATTGCAGGACTTTCTCCCTCTACAATTGTTGTGGAAACTGCTTTTGGAGGGGGTTCAATCAGCACGGCAACTTTTGCCAGCAATTACAATCGCGAAGTTTTTGCTTTACCCGGAAAAATTTCCGACAAATACAGCCAAGGTTGCAATCAGTTGATTTTTCAGAATAAAGCAGCAATCATTTCTACAGTATCTTCGCTTATAGAACAGCTTGGTTTTCAAAAAGATAGTTCCAAAATTGGCGAACTTTTTCCAACTTCGGAAATTAAAATTCAGTTACCGGAAAGTCAGCAAATTATTTTGAACTCCTTGGACAAAGCCGTACCTTTATCTCTAGACGAAATTGCTGGAAAAATAGATTTACCCACCTTCAAAATTTTGCCAGATTTGCTTCAACTGGAAATTTCTGGTTTTGTGAAGGCGCTTTCTGGGAGACAATATCTTGCACTTTAG
- a CDS encoding rhomboid family intramembrane serine protease has protein sequence MFKQALNYKAVIYAAIMVSLMWLGFLAQNIGLLEGCNGAIIPLVPSGLKGVIFSPFLHGNTEHIFSNSVPIFVLIFLLFQFYPFIAKKVFFLGWILTGLLVWLLPPIDVFTGDYNYVCIIGASGIVYVLAFFLFFSGVFRWNMKLLTVSMVVALYYGGLVWGMMPEELFSTLETPSRISWQSHLSGAVIGVMMAFIFRKTGEEKQKFIWEYPNYYNEKDDKLWQEYREAHPEDFQELPYKKKDNVWERLDELRKNGYSELP, from the coding sequence ATGTTCAAACAAGCCCTAAATTATAAAGCGGTAATCTACGCAGCCATCATGGTTTCCTTGATGTGGCTTGGTTTTTTGGCACAGAACATCGGTTTGCTTGAAGGTTGCAACGGTGCCATTATTCCACTCGTTCCTTCAGGTTTGAAAGGGGTGATTTTTTCGCCTTTCCTTCACGGAAACACGGAACATATTTTCAGCAATTCCGTTCCCATTTTTGTTTTAATCTTTTTACTGTTTCAATTTTATCCTTTCATTGCTAAAAAGGTTTTCTTTTTGGGTTGGATTCTCACCGGACTTCTTGTTTGGCTGCTTCCTCCGATTGATGTTTTTACAGGCGACTATAATTATGTCTGCATAATTGGCGCAAGTGGAATTGTGTATGTCCTCGCGTTTTTCCTATTCTTCAGCGGCGTTTTTCGCTGGAACATGAAGTTACTCACCGTTTCAATGGTGGTCGCACTTTATTATGGGGGATTGGTTTGGGGAATGATGCCGGAAGAACTTTTCTCAACCCTTGAAACACCGAGCAGAATTTCATGGCAGTCGCATCTTTCCGGCGCTGTGATTGGCGTAATGATGGCGTTTATCTTTAGAAAAACAGGCGAAGAAAAGCAAAAATTCATCTGGGAATACCCTAATTATTACAACGAAAAAGACGACAAACTTTGGCAGGAATACCGAGAAGCGCATCCAGAAGATTTTCAGGAACTGCCGTACAAAAAGAAGGACAATGTTTGGGAAAGACTGGATGAACTTCGCAAAAACGGATATTCTGAACTTCCTTAA
- a CDS encoding DUF3078 domain-containing protein, protein MRKIWVFVLSFISVLSFSQIRNDVQKQIDSISQSKWNSIALDLDSLANPKLINLEAHFKDTIVIHDKVVIANITGEIPVTPYNILKKNDVIKWFYYGQHNLVFNQSSFSNWNSGGNNSIGVIGKINYNLTYKNGKHFLDNTLKLGYGFVSSRGEAARKTEDYINLMSNYGYDIGKNFYLSTGFQFLSQFAPGYNYSLTPDPSYDDRVSRFMAPGYLNVGVGVSYNPSENFQVIFRPINGKFTLVMDPHLQYAGKYGLEQDGQNVKADLGALLNILYRLKIYENINFTNQVNFFSSYIDHPERIDVSYNGTLDIRFNKFISAVVSFDLLYDHDQLQKLQMKQTLGIGFSYNLGFENKEKNKKLIKPFIVN, encoded by the coding sequence ATGAGAAAAATTTGGGTTTTTGTTTTAAGCTTTATTTCTGTACTTTCTTTCTCGCAGATCAGAAATGATGTTCAAAAACAAATAGATTCAATTTCGCAAAGCAAATGGAATTCGATTGCTCTTGATCTGGACAGCTTGGCAAATCCAAAACTAATCAATCTTGAAGCGCATTTCAAAGACACGATTGTGATTCATGATAAGGTTGTGATTGCGAATATTACGGGCGAAATTCCGGTTACGCCTTATAATATTCTGAAAAAGAATGACGTCATCAAATGGTTTTACTACGGGCAACATAATTTGGTTTTTAACCAGTCATCATTTTCCAATTGGAATTCGGGAGGGAATAACAGTATCGGCGTCATCGGGAAAATCAACTATAATTTGACGTATAAAAATGGGAAGCATTTTCTTGACAATACGCTGAAATTAGGCTACGGTTTTGTTTCGTCCCGTGGTGAAGCAGCCCGAAAAACCGAAGACTACATCAACCTCATGTCGAACTACGGTTATGATATTGGGAAGAACTTCTATCTTTCTACAGGTTTTCAATTTTTATCCCAATTTGCGCCGGGATACAATTATTCTTTAACGCCGGATCCAAGTTATGACGACCGCGTTTCCCGATTTATGGCACCGGGTTATTTGAATGTCGGAGTCGGTGTTTCGTATAATCCGAGTGAAAATTTTCAGGTGATTTTTCGCCCAATCAATGGTAAATTTACCTTAGTGATGGATCCTCATTTACAATATGCGGGGAAATATGGTTTGGAGCAAGACGGACAAAATGTAAAAGCGGATTTGGGAGCGTTACTGAATATTCTTTACCGGTTAAAAATTTATGAAAACATTAATTTCACCAATCAGGTTAATTTTTTCAGCAGCTACATTGATCATCCCGAACGGATCGATGTGTCTTACAACGGGACTTTGGACATCAGATTCAATAAATTTATTTCTGCGGTGGTGAGTTTCGATTTGCTTTATGACCATGACCAATTGCAGAAGCTTCAAATGAAGCAGACTTTAGGAATTGGTTTCTCTTACAACCTCGGTTTTGAGAACAAAGAAAAAAACAAGAAACTTATTAAGCCTTTCATTGTAAATTAG
- a CDS encoding YifB family Mg chelatase-like AAA ATPase gives MLVKIYGSAIHGVSAQTITIEVNVDTSGVGYHVVGLPDSAIKESSYRISAALKNQGFKIPGKKVTINMAPADIRKEGTAYDLSIALGILVASEQIKAENIGDYVIMGELSLDGGLLPIKGVLPIAIKAREEGFKGIILPKQNIREAAIVDQLEVYGIENIKEVIDFFNNGIPLERTTIDTRKEFQEKINFFSTDFSEVKGQETAKRAMEVAAAGGHNIILIGPPGSGKTMLAKRVPSILPPLTLKEALETTKIHSVAGKIGTETSLMTVRPFRSPHHTISDVALVGGGSYPQPGEISLAHNGVLFLDEMPEFKRTVLEVMRQPLEDREVTISRAKFTVNYPASFMLVASMNPSPSGYFPDDPNNTSSQIEMQRYMNKLSGPLLDRIDIHIEVQKVEFEQLSDKRKGESSDEIRTRVLKAREIQSKRYEDFEIHYNAQMGPKDIEKYCELTEDSQNLIKNAMEKLNLSARAYDRILKVARTIADLEEAENLSSAHISEAIQYRSLDREFWNV, from the coding sequence ATGTTAGTCAAAATTTACGGGAGTGCTATCCACGGCGTTTCTGCGCAAACCATTACCATTGAAGTCAATGTGGATACTTCCGGTGTTGGTTATCATGTGGTCGGACTTCCAGATAGTGCGATTAAAGAAAGCAGCTACAGAATTTCAGCAGCGTTAAAAAACCAAGGCTTCAAAATCCCCGGAAAAAAAGTGACCATCAACATGGCTCCTGCCGATATTCGTAAAGAGGGAACTGCCTATGATTTGAGCATTGCTTTAGGTATTCTTGTGGCATCCGAACAAATTAAAGCGGAAAACATCGGCGATTATGTCATCATGGGCGAACTTTCTTTGGACGGAGGTTTGCTTCCCATAAAAGGTGTTTTGCCAATTGCCATCAAAGCGAGGGAAGAAGGTTTCAAAGGAATAATTTTACCGAAACAAAACATTCGTGAAGCTGCAATCGTTGATCAGCTAGAAGTTTATGGGATTGAAAACATCAAGGAAGTCATCGATTTCTTTAATAATGGGATTCCTTTAGAAAGAACTACTATTGATACTCGAAAAGAATTCCAGGAAAAAATTAATTTCTTTTCCACCGATTTTTCTGAAGTCAAAGGACAAGAAACCGCAAAACGAGCAATGGAAGTCGCTGCTGCAGGTGGTCACAATATCATTTTAATCGGCCCTCCCGGAAGTGGAAAAACCATGTTGGCAAAAAGAGTTCCCAGTATTTTGCCGCCCTTAACTTTAAAGGAAGCTCTAGAAACCACAAAAATTCATTCTGTGGCAGGAAAAATCGGGACGGAAACTTCTTTGATGACCGTTCGTCCCTTTAGAAGTCCACATCACACCATTTCGGATGTCGCACTCGTTGGAGGCGGAAGTTATCCGCAACCTGGAGAAATTTCTCTGGCTCATAACGGCGTTTTGTTTTTGGACGAAATGCCCGAATTTAAAAGAACCGTTCTAGAAGTAATGCGTCAACCTTTGGAAGATCGAGAAGTCACTATTTCCCGGGCAAAATTTACCGTAAATTATCCTGCAAGTTTCATGTTGGTCGCAAGTATGAATCCAAGTCCAAGCGGATATTTCCCCGACGATCCCAATAATACTTCCTCACAAATTGAAATGCAGCGTTACATGAACAAACTTTCCGGACCGCTTCTCGACAGAATTGATATTCACATTGAGGTTCAGAAAGTAGAATTCGAACAGCTTTCCGATAAAAGAAAAGGCGAATCGAGTGATGAAATTAGAACCCGCGTTTTAAAGGCAAGAGAAATTCAGTCGAAAAGATATGAGGATTTCGAAATTCATTACAATGCTCAAATGGGACCGAAAGACATTGAAAAGTACTGCGAACTTACCGAAGATTCACAAAATCTCATTAAAAACGCCATGGAAAAACTCAATCTTTCAGCGAGAGCTTATGATCGAATTCTGAAAGTCGCAAGAACCATCGCAGATTTAGAGGAAGCTGAAAACCTCAGTTCTGCCCATATTTCGGAAGCCATTCAATATAGAAGCTTGGATCGGGAGTTTTGGAATGTATAA
- a CDS encoding bifunctional folylpolyglutamate synthase/dihydrofolate synthase gives MTNQQYQEAIEWLFVQMPNYQIDGQKAYKPGLDNIKKLCEFFGNPQDKIKTIHIGGTNGKGSTSNMLASVLQECGYKIGLYNSPHLIDFTERIKVDGENCDKEFVYHFIQKLKNLPGEIRPSFFEFTTIMAFEYFYQQKVDYAIIEVGLGGRLDSTNIIKPLVSAITNVQLDHQNILGDTIAQIAVEKAGIIKEKTPIISGDENDLVKKIIKEKAEKLHSKFLDATLIKTDLRSDLLGNYQEKNIRVVLALVNELQKLGLKISEKNIETGLMNVHKNTNFIGRWFEFSDNPLTICDTAHNQAGLEMVFSQLNEIPKFKHIVLGFVNDKKIDEVLRILPEKATYYFVKPSINRGRNPLEYEELLKKSKINYKIFQDVNSGYLSAIQNVRDGEMIFIGGSNFVVGEFLEKNLQK, from the coding sequence ATGACAAATCAGCAGTATCAGGAAGCAATCGAATGGCTGTTCGTACAGATGCCGAATTATCAAATCGACGGACAAAAAGCGTACAAACCAGGACTTGACAACATCAAAAAACTATGCGAATTTTTCGGAAATCCACAAGATAAAATCAAAACCATTCATATCGGTGGAACGAACGGAAAAGGCTCTACAAGCAATATGCTCGCTTCGGTTTTGCAGGAGTGCGGTTATAAAATCGGTCTCTACAATTCCCCACATTTAATCGATTTCACGGAAAGGATTAAGGTGGATGGGGAAAATTGCGACAAGGAATTTGTCTATCATTTCATTCAGAAATTAAAAAATTTACCGGGAGAAATTCGTCCGTCTTTTTTCGAATTCACCACGATTATGGCGTTCGAGTACTTTTATCAGCAAAAAGTTGATTATGCGATAATTGAAGTTGGTTTAGGCGGAAGACTGGATTCCACAAACATTATCAAACCTTTGGTTTCTGCGATTACGAATGTTCAGCTGGACCATCAAAATATTTTGGGCGACACTATTGCACAAATCGCAGTAGAAAAAGCGGGGATCATCAAAGAAAAAACTCCGATTATTTCAGGCGACGAGAATGACCTCGTAAAAAAAATCATTAAAGAAAAAGCGGAGAAGCTTCATTCCAAATTTTTAGATGCTACTTTAATAAAAACCGATTTAAGGTCTGATTTACTAGGAAACTACCAAGAAAAAAACATTCGTGTTGTTCTGGCCCTGGTCAATGAGTTACAAAAATTAGGTTTAAAGATTTCTGAAAAGAATATTGAAACAGGATTGATGAACGTCCATAAAAACACTAACTTCATTGGTCGGTGGTTTGAGTTTTCAGATAATCCTTTAACAATTTGCGACACCGCACATAATCAAGCGGGATTGGAAATGGTTTTTTCACAACTGAATGAGATTCCAAAATTTAAGCATATTGTTTTAGGCTTTGTTAATGATAAGAAAATCGATGAGGTATTGAGGATTCTACCTGAAAAAGCTACTTATTATTTTGTAAAACCGTCTATCAATCGTGGCAGAAATCCGTTGGAGTATGAAGAATTGCTGAAAAAATCAAAAATAAATTATAAAATTTTTCAAGACGTCAATTCAGGATATCTTTCTGCAATACAGAATGTTAGAGATGGTGAAATGATTTTCATCGGTGGAAGCAACTTTGTCGTGGGAGAATTTTTAGAAAAAAATTTGCAGAAATAA
- a CDS encoding ferric siderophore ABC transporter substrate-binding protein, with translation MDYAAQHIRNERKDKTKSAIITFLASLLVFLLIFFYTFTKTIQKPEQITTMLINFGDNQNGADLEEPATQEGSLAANSEVTVPEPVKEEVKESKPEPVAEPAKPVKEKILTGNNSKASAPKVENVTKTETKTASKATEKTPTKTISTKAAATKAATPNSKTGTGDGKGTAAIGNLIKGRGTKTGTQGTNGTTGNTGDPLGGDGNGDSKIGVDRKLIGFIPGTMGRGGAQPSHNCSASGTINISYTVDKAGNVISARRSGGISDNCVATTSVEWVKRYVKAEKANTSSTGTYRITF, from the coding sequence ATGGATTACGCAGCACAGCATATCAGAAACGAACGAAAAGACAAAACGAAAAGTGCGATAATTACTTTTCTGGCTTCATTGTTGGTTTTTTTGCTGATTTTTTTCTACACTTTCACAAAAACCATCCAAAAACCTGAACAGATTACCACGATGCTCATCAATTTCGGTGACAATCAAAACGGAGCTGATTTAGAAGAACCCGCAACACAGGAAGGAAGCTTGGCTGCAAATAGTGAAGTTACTGTTCCGGAACCCGTTAAAGAAGAAGTGAAGGAATCAAAACCTGAACCTGTAGCTGAACCTGCAAAACCTGTAAAAGAGAAAATCTTAACAGGAAACAACAGTAAAGCTTCCGCACCAAAAGTCGAAAACGTTACCAAAACAGAAACAAAAACCGCATCCAAAGCAACGGAAAAAACACCTACAAAAACAATTTCTACTAAAGCTGCCGCAACAAAAGCAGCAACACCCAATTCAAAAACTGGGACCGGTGATGGAAAAGGAACTGCCGCAATTGGAAATTTAATTAAAGGGCGAGGAACCAAAACCGGTACTCAAGGAACCAATGGGACAACAGGAAACACGGGAGATCCATTGGGAGGCGATGGAAACGGCGACAGCAAAATCGGAGTTGACCGAAAATTAATCGGTTTTATTCCCGGAACCATGGGGAGAGGCGGTGCTCAACCTTCGCACAACTGTTCTGCAAGCGGAACCATTAACATTTCATACACGGTAGATAAAGCCGGAAATGTGATTTCTGCGCGTCGTTCGGGCGGAATATCCGATAATTGTGTGGCAACAACTTCGGTGGAATGGGTGAAAAGGTATGTGAAGGCGGAAAAAGCGAATACTTCCTCAACCGGGACTTATCGCATTACTTTTTAA
- a CDS encoding ExbD/TolR family protein, producing MELKRRNRVNAEFSMASMTDIIFLLLIFFMITSSAISQSAIDVKLPKADASNPSVQDPSTVTIKEDGKYFVNDKEIPKEQLENYLVEALKGEQNPSFTIRADQNTKHKDVVFVMGIAETHKYNLAIATTQTD from the coding sequence ATGGAACTGAAACGAAGAAACCGTGTAAACGCCGAATTCAGCATGGCATCGATGACGGATATTATTTTCCTGTTATTGATTTTCTTTATGATTACGAGTTCCGCCATTTCACAAAGCGCAATTGATGTTAAACTGCCAAAAGCAGATGCTTCAAACCCAAGCGTTCAAGATCCATCGACAGTGACGATAAAGGAAGACGGCAAGTATTTTGTGAACGATAAGGAAATTCCAAAAGAACAACTTGAAAATTATTTAGTAGAAGCTTTAAAGGGAGAACAAAACCCTTCATTTACAATTAGAGCAGACCAAAACACCAAACATAAAGACGTAGTTTTCGTGATGGGAATTGCGGAAACTCACAAATACAATTTAGCGATTGCTACTACGCAAACAGACTAA
- a CDS encoding MotA/TolQ/ExbB proton channel family protein: MFLQTPTQVVNTATEKHVFSLWEILFSGGIIGNTIMIAIFLTGILALYIFLERYFFIKRASKETPNFLENIKDFVQEGKIQTAVDYCRTIDSPEARMIEKGLARIGRPISDISNAMQNQGQLEVSKLEKNLNILASASGAAPMLGFLGTVVGMIMAFFEISNVTGAVSPKLLASGIYTAMATTAVGLFVGIPAYFFYNILVTNVDRLVLKIQTHVNEFLDTLNKPL; the protein is encoded by the coding sequence ATGTTTTTACAGACCCCTACTCAAGTTGTAAATACGGCTACAGAAAAACACGTCTTTTCGCTTTGGGAAATCCTTTTCAGCGGCGGAATCATTGGAAACACGATTATGATTGCTATTTTTCTCACGGGAATTTTGGCGCTTTATATATTTTTAGAAAGATACTTTTTCATTAAAAGAGCTTCAAAAGAAACTCCGAACTTTCTTGAAAACATTAAAGATTTTGTTCAGGAAGGTAAAATCCAAACCGCAGTAGATTATTGCAGAACCATCGATTCTCCCGAAGCTAGGATGATTGAAAAAGGTTTGGCAAGAATTGGAAGACCTATTTCCGACATTTCGAACGCGATGCAAAACCAGGGACAACTTGAAGTTTCTAAATTGGAAAAGAACCTGAATATTTTGGCTTCAGCTTCAGGAGCAGCGCCGATGTTGGGTTTTTTGGGAACAGTGGTCGGAATGATTATGGCGTTTTTTGAAATTTCAAATGTTACAGGAGCGGTAAGTCCGAAACTTTTAGCATCAGGAATTTATACGGCGATGGCGACCACTGCAGTTGGTTTATTCGTGGGAATTCCCGCCTACTTCTTCTACAATATTTTGGTGACGAATGTGGACCGATTGGTTTTGAAAATTCAGACGCATGTGAACGAGTTTTTGGACACGTTGAATAAGCCATTGTAA